The following are encoded together in the Lathyrus oleraceus cultivar Zhongwan6 chromosome 3, CAAS_Psat_ZW6_1.0, whole genome shotgun sequence genome:
- the LOC127129751 gene encoding RING-H2 finger protein ATL64-like, with amino-acid sequence MVSEPAFKENYALIRNDMIGSSILLFIILLVLLHTCFYLRHFRHRSLRSTNSLTAPTFRKQRLDTSVLKSLPIFTYSSSATRCTLHDCAICLSEYTDGDECRTLPNCNHVFHSYCIDAWFASHSNCPLCRGLVQPVTVESKIELGSVSGSEESGEGSSYLSESIGCPRRPFRVIVELSPEVYTRG; translated from the coding sequence ATGGTTTCGGAACCCGCCTTTAAAGAAAACTATGCCCTTATCCGCAATGATATGATAGGTTCTTCCATCCTTTTGTTTATAATCCTCCTCGTCCTCCTTCACACTTGCTTCTACCTCCGCCATTTTCGTCACCGCAGTCTACGTTCTACAAATTCTCTTACGGCTCCCACGTTCAGAAAACAACGTCTTGACACTTCCGTTCTCAAATCCCTTCCCATCTTCACTTACTCTTCCTCCGCCACCCGCTGTACTCTCCACGACTGTGCTATCTGTTTGTCGGAGTATACCGACGGCGATGAATGTCGAACGCTCCCAAACTGTAACCATGTTTTTCATTCCTACTGTATCGACGCGTGGTTTGCTTCTCACTCTAATTGCCCTCTCTGCCGAGGTTTGGTCCAACCGGTAACGGTTGAGTCTAAAATTGAACTGGGTTCTGTTTCGGGTTCAGAAGAATCGGGTGAGGGTAGTTCGTATTTATCTGAATCGATTGGGTGTCCGAGAAGGCCGTTTAGAGTAATTGTTGAGTTGTCACCCGAGGTTTATACCCGAGGATAA